One genomic segment of Amycolatopsis sp. Hca4 includes these proteins:
- a CDS encoding peptidylprolyl isomerase — MKLRWGLAVLSVLGALVVAPAPASASVPLVRCEFTPTPDNPAARPVARPLPVALTRGTVDVTFRFNYGPVTVRLDRGGAAPCAVHNMVSLVLQRFYDRSQCWRLSNSARLGVLQCGDIYEVEKGGPGYKFPDEVSGAETYPRGTIAMGNQGPGTNGSEFFIVHSFANIPANYSVMGRVVRGMSAIDRMVADGIIPTDPDGPLDGAPAKPVKIQRATVGW; from the coding sequence ATGAAGCTGCGCTGGGGACTTGCCGTTCTGTCCGTGCTGGGTGCCCTGGTGGTGGCTCCTGCGCCGGCATCCGCTTCGGTGCCGTTGGTCCGGTGCGAGTTCACACCCACCCCGGACAACCCGGCGGCCCGTCCGGTGGCGCGTCCTTTGCCTGTGGCTTTGACGCGCGGGACGGTGGACGTGACGTTCCGCTTCAACTACGGGCCGGTGACGGTGCGCCTGGACCGCGGCGGGGCGGCGCCCTGCGCGGTGCACAACATGGTGTCGCTGGTGCTGCAGCGGTTCTACGACCGGTCGCAGTGCTGGAGGCTTTCCAACTCGGCTCGGCTCGGCGTGCTCCAGTGCGGGGACATCTACGAAGTGGAGAAGGGCGGGCCGGGGTACAAGTTCCCGGACGAGGTCTCGGGCGCCGAGACGTACCCGCGCGGGACGATCGCGATGGGGAACCAGGGACCGGGGACGAACGGGTCGGAGTTCTTCATCGTGCACTCGTTCGCGAACATCCCGGCGAACTACTCGGTGATGGGGCGGGTGGTTCGGGGGATGTCGGCCATTGACCGGATGGTGGCGGACGGGATCATCCCGACCGATCCGGATGGGCCGCTGGATGGTGCTCCGGCCAAGCCGGTGAAGATCCAGCGCGCCACGGTCGGCTGGTAG
- a CDS encoding SUKH-3 domain-containing protein: protein MPRFSERAERELRAAGWFPERNVDIELWRGRLEADGLVRMHPAAERFLTEFGGLTVDADGPGVSRAREPFELDPLRGISELDRFAEWGEELGMSLFPVGLLDRGRFLLGISETSEIFLVETWVATFGVGDAGLEHLVLGVMPKTVAE from the coding sequence GTGCCCAGGTTTTCAGAGCGGGCCGAGCGGGAGTTGCGGGCGGCAGGCTGGTTTCCGGAACGGAACGTCGACATCGAACTCTGGCGTGGCCGGCTGGAAGCGGACGGGCTGGTCAGAATGCATCCGGCCGCCGAGCGGTTCCTGACGGAGTTCGGTGGTTTGACCGTCGATGCCGACGGCCCGGGTGTTTCGCGTGCCAGGGAGCCGTTCGAGCTGGATCCGCTGCGGGGGATCAGTGAACTCGATCGATTCGCGGAGTGGGGAGAAGAACTCGGGATGTCATTGTTCCCGGTCGGCTTGCTGGATCGTGGCCGGTTCCTGCTGGGCATCTCGGAGACGAGCGAAATCTTCCTCGTGGAAACCTGGGTGGCGACCTTCGGCGTCGGAGACGCGGGACTGGAGCACCTGGTCCTGGGCGTGATGCCGAAGACCGTTGCGGAGTGA